The Lolium rigidum isolate FL_2022 chromosome 2, APGP_CSIRO_Lrig_0.1, whole genome shotgun sequence genomic interval GTAAGCTTTGCCACTGAGCTGGTATTACCGATATGTTtgtaggttctacttataatcaaatatgttttatttttattgtatAGGTGATTTTGTTTGAATCATATATCAATAATGTCTCTAGACTAATTTTTGTACAGAGTATCATTTTTTAGAGTTAGTCCTACCTCAAGTTATTTTCGTCTTTCGCCATTGGATTGCACTACGTCACATCTTTCAACACTTTCTCATGCATTTGAAGtatttttttcaaattacttaCAAAGTGTTATTCGTATCATTCTTGCATTTAAAATTAAATTATTATATGTTCGCAATTATGAATATGTAGTTGACAATGAAACAATAGGTTATGTTGATGGAGATTCTATTGCAAGTGGGTATATAATCAAATCGGACTAACAACAAATGTCCTATTTCCATGTGCAACAAATTAAGCAACAAATTATGCCAGCTGCCAAAATCATCTTGTTTGTGTGTCAACAAATGCCACAAAGCACGTTATACGCTGAAATTTTGTCGGACCAACTGGACTAGAGCCGTATTCTTGAAGAAATTGAACTAGAGTccccgatcgatcgatcgagagGGCGAAGTGGATTGAAGTATGCTCCTCTGTTCCAAGTGGCATATCCGGATCCAGGAGTAGGAAAGGGAATATGTCGAGAGTTTGTTCGGTTTTTGACAATGTCGCCGCAGCTGCTGTTGGAGAGGGACCTTGACCAATCATCCAAACTGAGATTTTATTTCTGTATATGTCGAACACCAGCTGAGCTTTTCTTAATCCACGTCCACGCGTCAGGATCTATGATCTGTCTCCTGCGCTGCCTGTTGTGCCCGTGTCGCTGTCATGGTGTCATTGACTTGTTGTGATTGCGTCTTAGGTAGCGTCTCTCGTTACTCGTGTTCCTGCCGTAAATTCAGTCACATGTTCTGTGTATATGTGCTTGAGCCATCGACAGCCGACGCACATACAAAAAAACACGGGCTAACCCTCTTGACCCTTCCTCATCTTGACTGTGTAGCTTTGACCATTTTGCATCCCAGATTAAGATGATAGTAACACATGAACGTAAAAGAATCAGTAGAACCACGTGAACGTGAGGGTATACTGAAGAAACACTGTTCAATTCAGATATAAGAGCATGCCATGGAATAATTTGAACCCACCCTCCTCCTCAACTCAACAATGACGACAGCGGTTAAACGAGCAAATCCTGGACCAAAGCTGCTCACGATCGTTTACCAATCAGTACATCATCAGCAATGACgacattttttttcttctaataACGAGAAAACACGCAGCTTCGTGCTTGGTAATATACCCCCTCTTTCTGCCTTCACCTCCTCGTGCGCATCACTCGTTTGCATTGATCGCTCCGAGTACAGAATGATCTAAATACAACACTATAGGGAAAAGCACCGATACTTTTTTTGAGTACTGATCTGTGATCACCGGACGTGAGAgcatccagtcgcgtccctcaaaaaagtccggcacaaatgatttggagCACGTTTGTGACCGTGCCAGATAAAAAGAGactaaaaatctgtacaaaaaagagacccttcccagccgcgcccctcaaacagcgtccggatgcatgcattttagtaGAGGAAACCACCACATGTgaaaaaagtaggtgagagaaagtatgggaaaagagaatgacatgtggggagtagaggctgcatgcatgcgtccggacgctatttttgtgtccagagtctctaccggggacgccgaacataaaatgaggcgctatttagctttAGGGGACACGACTGAAATGCGTTTTTCTCCATTTCTTATCCGCCGTCCCCcgaacgtttgggggacgcgactagagatgctctgaaACAAACAGGAATGGTTTGGTTGCAGGGAAAATGGTGGGTAAGAAGGAATGCTCGAAGCTGGTTGTTTCAActatgttttttctttctttgagaTGTGTTTCAATTATTACGTTGGTGGGATGTGAAAATTTAAATTAGGGGGAAAAGTTGTCGCAAAGCTGATTGATAGTTTTTTTTTGCGACGAGCTTGAATCTGATTTAGCCCACTGATGGAAATATTGTTGGCTATGTTGGGCCAATTTGAGCCCATCGCACGTGCATTCTACTGCTCGACCACTGCACTCATCCTCCTTTCCCTTTCTCTTCCCCAAAACCCTACACCACGTCCAGCGAGGAGGACGGGAGCAGTGAACcccacctcccgccgccgccgccatggcgctCCGCCGGATCAACCCGAGCAAGAGGCCCCTCCTCCACCTTCCCCGCCCcttctcctcgtcctcctcctccaacccccccttccctcctcctccaccgccgcactCCGACGACCCCGACGCCTCCCACAGCGGTGAGCCCCCGCAGAGGCCCTCGCTCTTCAGCGACCTCCGCGAGCGCCTGCGGTCGTCCCCGGCGCCGCCCCCACCGCGGCGGATCCCGACCAACCCGCCCCGTCCCACCGCGCAACCCGCCGTGTCGCTCGACGACATCCGGCGCAGCCTCGAGTCCTTCCGCGCCGCGTCCCGGAACCCCGGCGGCGCCCCGTCGACGCCGCCCCCCTTCTCCAGCGGCGGCGGGGGCACCCCGTCGTTCCAGGACCTGCTCAGGAGCAGCGGCCCCCCGGCGGCCCGTCCCCCCAACGCCGACGGCGCCAAGCCGGTCGCCTTCGACTTCACCGCCCTCCGCGAGGGCCTCCGGAAGATCGACCCGCGGCAGCAGCAGAAGCAGCAGCCCAAGGAGTTCCTCTCACCGACCTCAAATGGCATCTTCGCCAAGGAGAGAGCCGGGACAGAGGCGGACGATCCGGACGCTGCCGTCATGCTCTACAAGACCTACACCTACGAAGCCCTCGGGAAGGAGCTCCAGGAGCTGCGGCCGCCGGGCGCGGGGAAGGACGGCAAGGAGTGGTTCTCGCTCCAGGAGCTGCAAGGCCGGATAGCCAAGCTGGCCGCCAAGGACAAGGACACGCGGTTGGGTGGCCAGTTCGATGCTTTGAAGCAGAGCATGAGGAACATCGAGAAAACCGATAAGCAGAGGGCCATCAGAAGCAGTAATCTCATCTGGCCTAGCACTgattcttttcctttctttccATATAATTCTCAACTGAGCTTGTATTGTCTTGTGCTTGACCGGGAGCAGTGGGTGGAATGTTTTCGATTGCAAACCTTACTGGGAACCCGATACCGGAGTACCTGAGTCAACCACCCCAGGAGGAGTTGCTAGAGAGGGTGAGATTATCCCCTTTTTTTCCTAGTATTTCATCTCTTGTCTCTGCTCCGAGGGTGCATTGCCTGATTATCGTTCGTTGCCTCTCCAGTATTTCCATCCCGACCACATGTCAGgcgaagagaagatgaaattggaGCTTCAGAAGGTGAGGGACGAGTTCAAGATGTCCGAGAACGACTGTGGTTCTGCAAGAGTCCAAAGTAAGTATCTTACCCTTTATACTTGCATAATACCAGAAAACTGTGATACACATCTCAACACAAGTAGAATATGCTGACTTGCCAATACCGTGTTTCAATGCTGTGTCTCTCTTCCATAATAACTAGTCTAATGTTGATAAGTAGTGAATGTTTAATATTGGATCACTTTTGTGTTCGGAAAAGAATGCCAAATTTGCTTGAGTAGCTGATATAGGCTAGCCTAATTGTCGCAGTAAAGACTTTTCAGGATCTTCACTTGATAACCTAGTAGTTTTGTCAACTGTAATACAACTGAGAAATGGTTCAGTTAACTTCAACTGTAGACATGGTTCAGTGAACTTCAGCATTATATTTTTGTACAGTAACAGTTATTCTTCCCCATATTCTTCTGTAGCTAGTAACTGATTAGTGAGAAAAGAGGTCTGGCTGATAGAATATATGTTTTCAAATTCTGGTTCCTCTATACTTTGGTTAGTGCAAGTTTTGCCCTACTAATCAGATATCATTAGACCTGTCACTCGAAAGATTTGTCACTCTATTCTCGAGGTTTTGAGCATTTCTTCTAGGCTTGCTGGCAATCTTGTTTTGTTATGCTTAACATTGTTAGAAGCAGCTTGTACATGTATTCCTGCAACTAAATACCTTTGAGCTCTCATGTATTTTCGCCCTCTATTCTCGAGCTCTTGAGCAGttctgatatatattttgtatgtAGAGCATTTCATACTCTTTGCTTGCATCTGCACTATGCACATGGTGCATGTTACTGATAGTATGCATGTCTTTGTTTTTCAGTAGCGCAATTAACACTAAAAATCAAGCATCTGTCATCTGTTTTACACAAAAAGGTATGTGCAATGTTTCATTTCCCTTATCCATATCATGTCGTATTTGCTCTTTTAACTAAACACCACTTTTGGAATCGTATGTACTTCATTCAGTTCGGTCAAGTGACCTGTGGACTTTATTGTTGTGGTGATGCAGGACAAGCATTCTAGGAAGGGTCTTCAGGATATGGTTCAAAGGAGGAAGAAATATCTCAAGTACCTACGGCGAACTGACTGGGACTCGTACTGCATGGTCCTCTCGAAGCTGGGGCTCCGCGACATACCTGAGTACAAAGCGCCTGACTACAAGAAGACCCAGCCTACCAAGGCCAAGTCTAAGAAGAGCAAGAGGAAGAGAAAGATGAAAACGTAGACCCAGTGAGACAGATTTGGCGATTGATTAGTTTTCCACACTTCTCTTTTGGCTGTCAATTGCATGGCAATAGAATCCCACATCAGATAGACGGACGTCTAGGCTCGAGATTTCTCGATCCGGTCTTTGCAGTGTTGTAATTTTTGAGTTATTTTCTCCTGTAATAATAACCAGTTGTTTGGATAGCCGTATGTTTCTTGTTCTGTATGACAACTGACAACAACAGATTGTTTATTGCAAGGTCTCAGCTCTCCCCCGCCCTGTTTGTTATCAGGCTAAGGGATTGAGGAACAAACGGGATAATTACCAGTTTTACTCATCATTTTTATCATATGGTGCTTTGTTAGCTTGTTTGTAATGGAATACATGTCACCTTATATGAGATGACTTTACCATGTCAGAAATCTGGATCAACCAAGGCAAATAAATCGCTCAAATTTTTGTTGCTGCTTGTTAATTGTCTTCTGGGCCGTTCCTCCATCACCAACGATGGTGAAAGAAACAGAATTGTTGTTATGCAGTGATCGACTTGGGTCTGAAGCTGAAAAGGATTGTGAGTCCATCCTTAGTTTGGAAGAGGATGTGTCATCATCTCGTAATACGCGGCCATGGCATGAGCTGCCGTTAAAATTGTTGGAGATGGTGGTCTCCAAGGTATCACTGGTGGATGGTCTCCGGTTTCCGGCCGTGTGCAAGTCATGGAGCATGGTGTCCAACCCGGTTGAGCAAGCCAAGGTGTGGCCTTGGCTCATGCACTGCTCCGGCCGAGACGGGGTGTGCAAGCTGTTCGACCCTCTACGCTGCCAGGAGTACACCATAAGGGTTGAAACATTCGAGATGTCCGAAATCGAAGGCCAACATGACCGGCATATATTCCGGTCCTCCAAAGATGGCTGGGTGGCCGTGTCGACAGCTGTTGACATCGATGACATCTACATCATAAACCCGTTCACCAGAGACATCATGGAAGTCGCCATGCTCGAGAGGAAGTACCACTTCATGGGTATGTCATGGTCCTCGGTTGACCCGACATCTCCAGACTGCGTCTTCTTCGGTGTCTGCAGTAGGCACGATGGCAAAGCGGTTGGCGTGCTCACGTGTCGGCAGAACGAGGACGATTGGACAGAACAACATTTCGAATACTATGAAGGAGCCCCATTCACAGTCGCATATGCCAACCCCGTCTTTTTCCATGGCAAGTTCTATTGCATTAGTAGAATGGGCAGTCTCGGTACGCTTGACCCGACAAGCGACACAtggaagatcttggagaagcctaAGGGTACGTTTGGATTCAGCCCCAACGACGCCCTTCCAAATATTTGGCAGCCAAAATTTTGGTGAACGATTCGGCCGCCATCGGCACGCCCACGAATTGGCGTGAAAATGTATTGGGAGGCACAGACTAGCTTGGGCTTGCCAAATATTTGGAGCCAAACCAAATAGGAATAGATGGTTGCCCGCGTGCCATTATTTTGGTAAGGCGGATCCTGGCGTGAAACCAAACGCACcctaaaccaattcaaatggagaTGGAATTCTTTGGTGACGACCACGAGGGGAGGGAGTTTTGCTACCTGGTTGAAGTGGGAGGGGATCTTGTCTCTGTGTTCGTGCGCAATGCTAACGAGCCACCACGTGTGTTCAAGCTTAACGAGGAGGAGATGGCTTGGACGGAGGTGCAGGACATTGGTGGCTCGACATTGTTTCTAGACTACAGGACCTCATACTCCATGGTGTTGCCCGAAACTGGGCATGGAAACAAGATCTACTTTCCAAGGTATTCCGAGGATGGGAAACAAGCGGCATTCTACGATATGGATGCCAAGGTGTACCACCCGTCATTCTATGGGTTGAAGCAACCATTGCAGTGTGTGTGGGTGGTGCCTAATCTACGGGCGCATATTTAGACTAAAGTCATACCGTGCATCCGGATGTTTGAAATTGCCCGTGGATGTTAAGGTGTTACGGAGATGAGGTGTCCTTGCTATCAtcttatattaatatatttttgtTTATATAAAGAAAAAACATTGTAATACGGCACCATGCGATTATATTGTTATAAACTTTCAAAGGGTGCAATGTTACAAGAGCATGTTACGTGGAACATATTGTGTTACATGATAAATCCGGAGTAAATGAATAGTTTGTTCCCGAGACTCGTTGACTTATAATCGTCGGCAGAGTGAATCTTTTTATAACCACATAGTGGGTTCTCATCCTTCAGAGACTACGAGTGAAATAGGAGCACCGTCCGTTGACAAAAGGATCACCCTAAGATGATCATCTCATAACTATTGGAAACGAATCAAATCAGATAATTCTATTTCTCAACCTTTCTAACTTGCTCCTCCGGAACCAAAGTCGAAAGGATTGAAAAAGTCAGTCATTCACAACCACTGATGAAAGATTCCTCGACAAGTTAAGCATTAGTAGTTCTTTTTCGAAATCAAGGCAcggaaggagagcggcaagacgatggtggattgggtatgatctacgcctATCTTATGATGATCcatgttgttgcatatgaattgatgatccatgttgttacatatgaattgatgatcaatgttgttgcatatgaattgatgatccatgttgttgcatatgaattgatgatccaaCTTGTTTTCCATTGCTTTGCATCATATATTGTAGATGTTGTCTACCCTCGAAATGTACAAGCACCAACACGAGGACAAAGACTTCCCCTTTATGCACTgctacaacaagctccaaggttgcaagaaatgggacgacACTGTCCACACTCTCTTGAAGGACGGGGAGATGGGCCGGTCGATCCagccggcgcctccaccgggcgccccattggcaacaagaaggccaaggccgacaggaatgcggcgccgatattggcagccatggacgcctccatcgagaagatgatcacctcattctcggtggagaacaaggaagcACGCCGATAGAACCGTCGTCGTGTGGAAGACCATCCTCGATAAGCAAGACAccaagatcgagttggagagggagagggtggaggcggcgaatatggaagctcacgccgctgccatgaaggcccccaacgaagcgacgcagctatcgttggccaaaatgtctccaagaatcgaagatcttgatgggcgacatggagaagatggaccccttggcgcgggcgtggcacgagatgtaccgcgagcgcatcggccaagaggtgatggcgtCGTGAGCTGCATTGGCGTCTCCCCCGGCACCCTCCATGTTCATGTCTCCGCCGGCACCGGCACCGTCCATGTTCATCTCTCCACGTTCATGTCTCCGCCGGTACCGGCACC includes:
- the LOC124688741 gene encoding uncharacterized protein LOC124688741; protein product: MALRRINPSKRPLLHLPRPFSSSSSSNPPFPPPPPPHSDDPDASHSGEPPQRPSLFSDLRERLRSSPAPPPPRRIPTNPPRPTAQPAVSLDDIRRSLESFRAASRNPGGAPSTPPPFSSGGGGTPSFQDLLRSSGPPAARPPNADGAKPVAFDFTALREGLRKIDPRQQQKQQPKEFLSPTSNGIFAKERAGTEADDPDAAVMLYKTYTYEALGKELQELRPPGAGKDGKEWFSLQELQGRIAKLAAKDKDTRLGGQFDALKQSMRNIEKTDKQRAIRSMGGMFSIANLTGNPIPEYLSQPPQEELLERYFHPDHMSGEEKMKLELQKVRDEFKMSENDCGSARVQIAQLTLKIKHLSSVLHKKDKHSRKGLQDMVQRRKKYLKYLRRTDWDSYCMVLSKLGLRDIPEYKAPDYKKTQPTKAKSKKSKRKRKMKT